The Verrucomicrobium spinosum DSM 4136 = JCM 18804 genome includes a region encoding these proteins:
- a CDS encoding BamA/OMP85 family outer membrane protein has product MKLLHPCLMMLVMVLAMTGLAHGQAFVIETQGLRVELTGVGKRAADDVKAVVQEQIQLTEDTVISPPLADDLAFFVRQRYLDLGYPDAVVNWEIQSGAAHLAVTEGDVFKVGGIQYEGNTSQEEARLTRYLLRPTHDKLGGSSDSPDFVEADIRAGAQLVQRYFQAQGYLEAVVAEPTFDYNKTTMQVGVLVKITEGRKYLFGNVQFTGDLLGRDKELREAVSELAGQPYSEVKVETTRAKIASVYQMRGHFTAAVNAVADPAANTTGTVPVVYQIQAGPVYEISAVEIDPKFSAGAQRLIKASFKPAVGTTYSPSELEMMNRRLLDTGVFARMELEPVALPGGSLVLQVKGEEGMRTTVGFYGGYETFQGPIIGAEVRQVNFMDSGNTASAKAEYTGRGINGSLKLLDPALFGSRYSLAAEVGAETFSIFDYDRQSYFGKLALERRWNKHITSSLFGQVSANSTESTELTPEELGPDEYNLGAVGMALVFDYRNSPVVPTDGWMASAGVTASSGDVQFLKSEVSLAVYQPLTKKLRVAASARARAVQISGGVDELPIDLRLFNGGATSVRSFAEREMGPKSKSGTPLGGTATHVFSVELSYEIRPNLELALFGDAGTVSSEEDNVFASPTDLRYAVGLGIRYKLPIGPLRLDYGFNPDRREGEDLGAVHITFGFAF; this is encoded by the coding sequence ATGAAATTACTCCATCCGTGTCTGATGATGCTGGTCATGGTGCTGGCCATGACCGGGCTGGCGCATGGGCAGGCATTTGTGATAGAAACTCAGGGGCTGCGGGTCGAGCTCACGGGCGTGGGCAAACGGGCGGCGGATGATGTGAAGGCAGTGGTGCAGGAACAGATCCAGCTCACAGAGGACACAGTGATCAGTCCGCCGCTGGCAGATGACCTGGCGTTTTTTGTCCGGCAGCGGTATCTGGATCTGGGGTATCCCGATGCCGTGGTGAACTGGGAGATCCAGAGCGGTGCTGCCCATCTGGCGGTGACAGAGGGGGATGTTTTCAAGGTGGGCGGCATCCAGTACGAGGGAAATACCAGTCAGGAAGAGGCCCGGCTCACGCGATACCTGCTGCGCCCCACTCATGACAAACTGGGCGGCAGCAGTGACAGCCCAGATTTTGTGGAGGCGGACATCAGGGCGGGGGCCCAACTGGTGCAGCGCTACTTTCAGGCTCAGGGATACCTGGAGGCCGTGGTGGCGGAGCCGACGTTCGACTACAACAAGACCACCATGCAGGTGGGTGTTCTGGTGAAGATCACGGAGGGGCGGAAGTACCTTTTTGGGAACGTACAGTTTACGGGAGATCTTCTGGGGAGGGACAAGGAGTTGCGGGAGGCCGTGTCAGAACTGGCAGGGCAACCCTACAGCGAGGTGAAAGTGGAAACGACCCGCGCGAAGATCGCCAGTGTGTATCAGATGCGCGGCCACTTTACTGCCGCGGTAAATGCGGTGGCCGATCCGGCTGCCAATACCACCGGCACTGTGCCGGTGGTGTACCAGATCCAGGCGGGCCCCGTCTATGAGATCAGTGCGGTGGAGATCGATCCCAAGTTCTCCGCCGGAGCCCAGCGGCTCATCAAGGCCAGCTTCAAGCCTGCGGTGGGTACCACCTACTCACCCTCCGAGTTGGAGATGATGAACCGCCGCCTCCTGGATACGGGAGTGTTTGCCCGGATGGAGCTCGAGCCCGTGGCTCTGCCTGGGGGCAGCCTCGTGCTACAAGTGAAGGGGGAGGAGGGCATGCGCACTACGGTGGGATTCTACGGGGGCTACGAGACCTTCCAGGGGCCCATCATCGGCGCGGAGGTGCGGCAGGTGAACTTCATGGACAGCGGGAACACCGCCAGCGCAAAGGCGGAGTACACCGGCCGGGGTATTAATGGTTCCTTGAAATTGCTGGACCCCGCGCTCTTTGGCTCCCGTTACAGTCTCGCCGCGGAGGTGGGGGCCGAGACGTTCTCCATCTTCGACTACGACCGCCAATCCTACTTCGGCAAGCTGGCTCTGGAGCGTCGCTGGAACAAGCACATCACTTCCAGCCTCTTTGGTCAGGTCTCTGCGAACAGCACCGAGTCAACCGAACTGACCCCTGAGGAACTGGGGCCGGATGAGTACAACCTGGGGGCCGTGGGCATGGCCTTGGTTTTTGACTACCGGAACAGCCCCGTGGTGCCCACGGATGGATGGATGGCCAGTGCAGGCGTCACCGCGTCCAGTGGGGATGTGCAATTTCTCAAGAGCGAAGTCTCTCTGGCGGTTTATCAACCTCTCACCAAGAAGCTCCGCGTCGCTGCCTCTGCCCGGGCCCGTGCGGTACAGATTAGCGGGGGCGTGGACGAACTGCCCATCGACCTGCGCCTCTTCAATGGCGGTGCCACTTCGGTACGCAGCTTCGCGGAACGCGAGATGGGGCCCAAGTCCAAGTCGGGCACACCCTTGGGTGGCACTGCCACCCATGTCTTCAGTGTGGAGCTGTCTTACGAGATCCGGCCGAATCTGGAACTGGCCCTCTTTGGTGATGCGGGCACGGTGAGCAGTGAGGAAGACAACGTCTTCGCCTCGCCCACCGACCTGCGGTACGCCGTCGGTCTGGGCATACGTTATAAGCTGCCCATTGGGCCTCTCCGCCTGGACTATGGTTTCAACCCTGACCGCAGGGAGGGGGAGGACCTGGGAGCTGTGCACATCACCTTCGGATTTGCGTTTTGA
- a CDS encoding translocation/assembly module TamB domain-containing protein produces MSENTFAESQVRRIAPCSRWRIWLKRVLLGITALVLLVVIFHRPLLRWGVDWGAHHFAGKAGYQLDWQLDGPVITGFKLGDVRVVGPQGAVLQSIELKNAGAEYNLVKLLSRGGGRFVDRFEISDAVVVLDLRNQKPRTEPLPSTQRKSLPDVWLDDLALRNVTVRAITQDGEILLKNLTLVLKQGQTGELRIEELVVPQRSLHIEQVRGNTALQDRWIRLQDLQVMPDLTIQKLAVNLSQLREGDLPLELELSSGTSRLQTKGSLKGVGRENLSLDLDLTVDQLEDGELRRWVALPVGMTWQVNRLAGHVSGLPGEPHSLTADLALHATSFITGQDGFKVDDLNTRLTMKSGRLEIHDAVIKAGRNLLKLSGQADLPPSWRQTSSSPATVKFELDAQALEELIPGHPMLKGGVKGGGTVSVKDALLAGADLKLGSSDLAIAQYSFSDFQVNVSTDAKMVTVHEIRANLNEQTSAVVAGQVNLEGRQQAALKVTLRGEDLNTLSDLKQWLNIYPPAAGALDGAVDVRFEVADLREKNFSQVQATGTVALSDLKWNQGSLEKGTANFEFKENKVLVHALDLVFDSQNTLSLTADLGLDEPRPLNIAWKAEFAQISVITSWLQTESVDALPPPQAGVLLTEGWASVSLADLKARELSRLAASATFNLKEVQWLNAALAEARVDMEVQQGWLSAKKLDVQFDEKNKVHGVASVELAQPNAFTADLKGGLTDLPGLSGWLELFKGPAINSGAVALDWSGSGKLKPLEVKGNGVVRVQDFALAGNPNHYNLDLETRHAGRTAELTRLSAQFGKFRLEAAGLVSDTDLKLTELSVESGALTLVSGRVSVPLALGASPRPKIPVDRARPVDVALEMKDLRFEELFAALGMKSPLVSGTVAGKVELKGLLAELTGDVDVKVKGLASAAVKGKLEPASVHLQGKLVPGRLTVEAEAVQRPLKPMVIKASLPLELEKVLAEPAILQDAPLQAELSLPESDLGFLASVVPTIQRVQGTVGVDVKLEGPLRRPSWQGRLRLNVPSAELAKGQMSVRDVRANLSFVEKKITIEDASAILAGGEISAAGGVNVEDLAKPEINVNVMARQALILRDDTMSLRADGNLAIRGPLDGASVSGRVELVRGRVFKEIEFLPLSLPDQLPPPPPPVKRSTSKPAAPPPFDKWKLDVKVVTRDPVRLLGNVLNGALVVDLHVGGTGGSPEVTGRSTLENARVQLPFSRLNITRGNVLFTKDRPLDPELDLQGDSVVGNYVVTLFAYGPALKPKVRFTSNPPLSEGEIATLLATGSTAGDLTSSEGVAANRAAFLLLSQTYRKLFRKASPRRINADPPKLSFSFSPISTGNTQRAVTATYEISPRLQAIGEVGERGTFRGLLHYLVRFR; encoded by the coding sequence GTGAGTGAGAACACCTTTGCCGAATCCCAAGTGCGCCGCATAGCGCCCTGCTCTCGCTGGCGGATCTGGCTGAAGCGGGTGTTGTTGGGCATTACGGCTCTCGTGCTGCTGGTGGTAATTTTTCACCGTCCCCTTCTGAGGTGGGGGGTGGATTGGGGGGCGCACCACTTTGCAGGGAAGGCCGGCTATCAATTGGACTGGCAGTTGGACGGCCCGGTGATCACCGGCTTCAAGCTGGGCGATGTCCGCGTCGTGGGACCTCAAGGGGCGGTGCTGCAGTCTATTGAGCTCAAAAACGCGGGTGCGGAGTACAACCTCGTGAAGCTGTTGTCGCGGGGGGGAGGGCGGTTTGTCGATCGCTTTGAAATTTCAGATGCGGTGGTGGTGCTGGATCTGCGCAACCAGAAACCCCGGACGGAGCCTCTGCCATCCACCCAAAGGAAAAGCCTCCCTGATGTCTGGCTGGATGATCTGGCCCTGCGCAATGTCACGGTGCGGGCCATCACGCAGGACGGGGAGATTCTGCTGAAAAATCTCACCCTCGTGCTCAAGCAGGGGCAGACCGGGGAACTGCGGATTGAGGAGTTGGTTGTTCCTCAGAGGAGCCTGCATATCGAGCAGGTGCGGGGCAACACTGCCCTGCAGGATCGCTGGATCCGGCTGCAGGACTTGCAGGTGATGCCAGACCTCACCATCCAGAAACTGGCGGTCAACCTCTCCCAACTAAGGGAAGGGGATCTGCCTCTGGAACTGGAGCTTTCCTCAGGTACCAGCCGCCTCCAGACCAAGGGCAGCCTGAAAGGGGTGGGCCGGGAGAATCTCTCTCTGGATCTGGACCTGACGGTGGACCAACTGGAAGACGGGGAGCTGCGCCGGTGGGTGGCTTTGCCCGTGGGGATGACCTGGCAGGTGAATCGGCTGGCTGGGCATGTCTCCGGTCTTCCTGGAGAGCCTCATTCTCTGACGGCAGACCTGGCGCTGCACGCCACCTCCTTCATCACTGGACAGGATGGCTTCAAGGTGGATGATCTCAACACGCGTCTCACCATGAAGTCGGGTCGGCTTGAGATTCATGATGCTGTCATCAAAGCGGGGCGGAACCTGCTCAAACTTTCGGGACAGGCTGATTTACCTCCCTCATGGCGGCAGACATCGAGCAGTCCCGCAACGGTGAAGTTTGAGCTGGACGCGCAAGCACTGGAGGAACTGATACCCGGACACCCGATGTTGAAGGGTGGCGTCAAAGGCGGAGGCACTGTCTCCGTGAAAGATGCCCTTCTGGCCGGGGCGGATCTCAAGCTGGGCAGCAGTGACCTCGCGATCGCGCAATACTCCTTTAGCGATTTCCAAGTCAATGTCTCCACCGATGCGAAGATGGTCACGGTTCATGAAATTCGCGCCAACCTGAATGAGCAGACGAGCGCGGTCGTGGCCGGACAGGTGAATCTGGAGGGGCGCCAGCAAGCCGCGCTGAAGGTCACACTGCGGGGCGAAGACCTTAACACCCTGTCTGATCTCAAGCAGTGGCTGAACATTTACCCACCCGCCGCCGGGGCGCTGGATGGAGCCGTGGACGTCCGTTTTGAGGTCGCTGACCTGCGGGAGAAGAACTTCAGCCAGGTGCAGGCTACAGGCACGGTGGCACTCTCCGATCTGAAGTGGAACCAGGGCTCCCTGGAGAAGGGGACGGCAAACTTTGAGTTCAAGGAAAACAAGGTGCTGGTCCATGCGCTGGATCTCGTCTTCGACAGCCAGAACACCTTGTCTCTCACTGCGGACCTGGGCCTGGACGAGCCTCGGCCATTGAACATCGCATGGAAGGCGGAATTCGCCCAGATCTCCGTGATTACAAGCTGGCTCCAGACGGAGTCGGTGGATGCGCTGCCCCCGCCGCAGGCCGGGGTGCTGTTGACCGAGGGGTGGGCCAGTGTCAGTCTCGCAGATCTGAAGGCTCGGGAGCTCAGCCGTCTGGCGGCTTCCGCGACCTTTAATTTGAAGGAGGTGCAGTGGCTCAATGCCGCGCTGGCAGAGGCCAGAGTGGACATGGAGGTGCAGCAGGGATGGCTCTCGGCGAAGAAGCTGGACGTCCAGTTCGATGAAAAAAACAAGGTGCACGGCGTGGCCTCCGTGGAGCTGGCCCAACCGAATGCTTTCACCGCCGATCTGAAAGGGGGACTCACGGACCTGCCCGGTCTTTCCGGCTGGCTGGAGCTGTTCAAAGGGCCCGCCATCAACAGCGGGGCCGTGGCTCTGGATTGGTCAGGTTCAGGGAAACTTAAACCCCTGGAGGTGAAGGGCAACGGCGTGGTGCGGGTCCAGGACTTTGCCCTGGCGGGCAATCCCAATCATTACAATCTGGACCTGGAGACACGGCATGCGGGACGCACGGCGGAACTCACCCGTCTCTCCGCCCAGTTTGGGAAGTTTCGGCTGGAGGCGGCGGGATTGGTCTCAGACACCGATCTGAAGCTCACCGAACTGTCTGTGGAATCGGGGGCGCTTACCCTGGTCTCAGGCCGGGTATCCGTACCGCTGGCGCTCGGGGCCAGCCCGCGACCCAAGATCCCAGTTGACCGCGCCCGGCCCGTGGATGTGGCTCTCGAGATGAAGGACCTGCGGTTTGAGGAGCTCTTTGCCGCACTGGGCATGAAGTCGCCGCTGGTCAGCGGGACCGTGGCGGGAAAAGTGGAGCTAAAGGGGCTGCTGGCCGAGCTCACGGGAGATGTGGATGTAAAGGTGAAGGGCCTGGCGTCTGCAGCGGTCAAAGGCAAGCTGGAGCCCGCCAGCGTGCATCTGCAAGGCAAGCTGGTGCCGGGCAGACTGACGGTGGAGGCTGAGGCGGTGCAACGGCCTCTGAAGCCGATGGTGATCAAAGCTTCCCTTCCGTTGGAGCTGGAGAAGGTGCTGGCCGAGCCCGCCATTCTACAGGACGCCCCCTTGCAGGCAGAGCTGAGCCTGCCAGAGTCGGACTTGGGTTTTTTGGCCAGCGTGGTGCCCACCATTCAGCGTGTACAGGGCACGGTGGGGGTGGACGTGAAGCTGGAGGGACCTCTGCGGAGGCCCAGTTGGCAGGGCAGACTGCGGCTGAACGTGCCCTCGGCCGAGCTCGCCAAGGGGCAGATGAGTGTGAGGGATGTGCGGGCGAATCTCTCCTTTGTGGAAAAGAAAATCACGATCGAGGATGCCTCAGCAATCCTCGCCGGCGGGGAGATAAGTGCTGCGGGAGGTGTGAATGTGGAGGACCTCGCCAAGCCGGAAATCAACGTGAACGTGATGGCGCGGCAGGCGCTCATCCTGCGGGATGATACGATGAGCCTGCGTGCCGATGGCAACCTGGCCATTCGGGGGCCGCTGGATGGGGCGTCTGTCTCCGGCCGGGTCGAACTGGTGCGTGGACGTGTCTTCAAGGAGATCGAGTTCTTGCCCCTGTCCCTGCCAGATCAACTGCCGCCGCCTCCGCCGCCCGTGAAGCGCAGTACAAGCAAACCGGCCGCACCTCCGCCGTTCGACAAATGGAAGCTGGACGTGAAGGTGGTGACTCGTGACCCCGTGCGTCTGCTGGGCAATGTGCTCAACGGCGCTCTCGTGGTGGACCTTCATGTGGGCGGTACGGGCGGCAGCCCGGAGGTGACGGGCCGCTCCACACTGGAGAACGCCAGAGTGCAGCTTCCCTTCAGCCGGTTGAACATCACGCGGGGAAACGTCCTCTTTACCAAGGATCGCCCGCTGGACCCAGAGCTGGATCTCCAAGGGGACTCAGTGGTGGGAAATTACGTGGTCACGCTCTTTGCCTACGGCCCGGCCCTGAAGCCCAAGGTGAGGTTTACCTCGAACCCGCCCTTGTCAGAGGGGGAGATTGCCACGCTGCTGGCCACCGGTTCAACCGCCGGGGACCTCACCTCGTCCGAGGGCGTGGCGGCAAATCGTGCCGCGTTTCTTTTGCTGAGTCAGACATATCGCAAGCTTTTCCGTAAAGCGTCCCCCCGTCGGATCAATGCGGATCCACCCAAACTGAGTTTCAGTTTCTCCCCCATCAGCACGGGCAATACGCAGCGCGCGGTGACGGCCACCTATGAGATCAGCCCCAGGCTCCAGGCTATCGGCGAGGTGGGCGAGCGGGGGACCTTCCGCGGGCTGCTCCACTACTTGGTGAGGTTTAGGTAG
- a CDS encoding phospholipase D-like domain-containing protein produces MCGGRYKSRCLGPHQHPASDAPTHSPRGQDAEGTLHRLRLFIPGKDGMRHLKKLRQRGIRVVVFTNSLSSTEVPWVHCGYARYRKPLLRMGVELHEAKPNASLISRSPTGARRAGLRGSSGASLHAKTFVADRHRAFIGSLNFHPRSLSLNTELGMVFENQELGTRMAQAINDHLKTDSYKLQLEGNRLVWVTLENGKDMRYLDEPATTWSKRLFIRTVALLPIESQL; encoded by the coding sequence ATGTGCGGCGGGAGGTACAAAAGCCGATGTCTGGGCCCGCACCAGCACCCCGCATCTGATGCCCCAACTCATTCCCCTCGCGGACAAGACGCAGAAGGAACTCTTCATCGTCTCCGCCTATTCATCCCAGGCAAGGACGGCATGAGGCACCTCAAGAAGCTGCGTCAACGGGGTATTCGAGTGGTGGTGTTTACCAACTCCCTATCCTCCACGGAGGTGCCCTGGGTCCATTGCGGGTACGCCAGGTACCGCAAACCGCTTTTGCGCATGGGAGTGGAGCTGCACGAGGCCAAGCCCAACGCCTCACTGATCTCCCGCTCGCCCACTGGAGCTCGTCGCGCCGGACTCAGGGGATCCTCCGGTGCCAGCCTGCACGCCAAAACCTTTGTGGCCGACCGCCATCGCGCCTTCATTGGGTCCCTCAACTTCCATCCCCGTTCGCTCAGCCTCAACACCGAGCTCGGCATGGTGTTTGAAAATCAGGAACTCGGCACCCGCATGGCCCAGGCCATCAATGACCACCTAAAAACGGACTCGTACAAGCTGCAACTGGAAGGCAACCGGCTCGTGTGGGTGACGCTGGAGAACGGCAAAGACATGCGTTATCTGGACGAACCTGCCACCACGTGGAGCAAGCGTCTGTTTATCCGCACCGTGGCGCTGTTGCCGATTGAAAGTCAGTTGTAG